One Danio rerio strain Tuebingen ecotype United States chromosome 22, GRCz12tu, whole genome shotgun sequence genomic window carries:
- the c3b.2 gene encoding complement component c3b, tandem duplicate 2 isoform 1 precursor (isoform 1 precursor is encoded by transcript variant 1): MLLQLLLWATLLCQICDGKAFPQRHKRTVWGPNMRQIEPVKDPSPSFSLLAPAKIRPGTKQNILVEGHNLAKVVKVTVVVYDYPNSQTALSRGSVSLNSDNNYSVLQTLEINPNLLLPDGKKKYVKLVAQFSNIYRAEKVMAVSFRSGHIFIQTDKPIYNPGDKVRFRAFVSDLEFRSSERTISLEIQNPDGIAVHGIGRVKAIDGVFSDIFSLSTVVKEGRWKVVAKFDQGKENVFSREFEVKKYVLPAFNVTLTPKTSHLSLDAEKLEVEITARYLYGAQVKGVAYVLFGIEINGEKKRLTSMKQIDDVLNGGSVSLTMEEIKRAYPDINSLLGSTVYVKASVLTSSGSDLVEAEKSGIKIVNSPYMLTIKDTPKYYKPGLPLAMTVIVSNHDGSPTPNIPVKVTFLKRPISVHSGTINIHINMPKKRIPYGNSQMLKVETVDPSLKPEQQAIQEVYVKPYSTFRSHGNYLHVSVGASRVVVGGSISVQVYIKSSLPNHRALVEHLTYIVLNKGKIIQAGRVNVKGQDVTSVHLLITSEMLPAFRFVAYYVLPWQHRAEVVADSVFVDVEDRCVGSLNVGPVDGEIVSSYSPGSSFKFQVKGDVGAKVSLVAVDNAIFLLSKNRLTQKKVWEVVDQADMGCTAGGGKDNMGVFSDAGLMFHSSTGGSTDSKEDCSSKTKRRRRSAAKLQLRDQLEYDYMEEKVILRARMIEPMPKLYARANDVGVRQDSYREVVVEEEEEEAASVFEEDDLSDLEDIYVRSKFFESWLWTDIRLPSTAKSDGLAVFPVDTVLPDSITQWGFLAVSASPEKGVCVAEPYNVRVWKPFFIDLRLPHSVSRNEQVEIKAVIHNYKNSTLEVRSTPSVNVVMVILEKTEDMCSVAYTGQHRQQVTVAAGSSKLITYTIIPLKTGELPLQVTAVAASFMGQDAVKKNLRVVVEGIQTLKVRSFVLNPSEKGGSAGQQLIQVKKLQLDAVVPKSVPETFVNVRGDLLADSIDNSIKEDSLAALIRMPGGCVEQNLARITLPLIAAHYLDRSADWEIVGISRREEAIKYIQKGYENQLNYKKSDDSYPPYANEGTSTWITAYVVKVFSMAHSFITVNEKHLCGPLLYLLKNKQGYDGTFQEDNPVYDTSMTGAMRGSEYKASLTAFVLIALAEAQDKVTCQDQEVNIRDKSRQAAGYLTEHFSRLTRPYTAAIACYALAVSNNACVKSMLLKFASPDHSHWPDSNNYFFTLEATGYALLALIKSGHMEEAEAPFRWLNEHRGIGGGYGSTQSTMVVLQALSEYLVKRPPPSDLNLLVQLSVPGRSDVRWTFNPNLAYVARSSRVPLDQEFSVAASGNGKGVLEVLNVNVYQEYLELEYKNQDIIYRLCVTEKTSSDVEKSFRLNVNVRALEERQVRMVILDIGLPTGFEPENSDLELLTNSVDRYINNFQVVDNLSDRGSLIIHLFKVSNKEAEIISFRLNQRFKVGLLQPSTVKVYQYYNKDKSCSRFYSPPEDKQQLDQICEGDVCRCSQGDCCVMKEDSASFGKEQRNAAVCNGLHHGEYFFGSNYSGLLFLSMNNFSSAYRVKLISISQSHYYQYEMEIVQVIKEGTEEGLNEKERRMFLSHASCRTRLNLREGQEYLVIGPITDVWNAGSTVSNKYVYTLGKETWVERWPDESECGSTLQKKCDELKSFAKKLIEDGCQA; the protein is encoded by the exons GTTTTCTCTTCTAGCTCCAGCAAAAATAAGGCCTGGAACAAAACAGAACATCCTGGTGGAGGGACACAACCTGGCAAAGGTGGTAAAAGTCACTGTTGTGGTTTACGACTATCCAAACTCCCAAACTGCCTTGTCACGGGGCTCAGTTTCCCTCAATTCAGACAACAACTACAGCGTCCTGCAAACCCTAGAG ATCAACCCAAATTTGCTACTTCCAGATGGAAAAAAGAAGTATGTGAAGCTTGTTGCTCAGTTCAGCAACATCTATCGTGCAGAAAAAGTAATGGCGGTGTCATTTCGCTCTGGACACATCTTCATTCAGACCGACAAACCTATTTACAACCCTGGAGACAAAG TGCGTTTCAGGGCTTTTGTGTCTGATTTGGAGTTTCGTTCTTCTGAGAGAACCATATCTCTGGAGATTCAG AATCCAGATGGAATTGCGGTGCATGGTATTGGGAGAGTTAAAGCAATCGATGGGGTCTTTTCTGACATCTTCTCACTGTCTACAGTAGTCAA GGAGGGCAGATGGAAAGTTGTAGCAAAGTTTGATCAGGGAAAAGAGAATGTTTTCAGCAGAGAGTTTGAAGTGAAGAAATATG TGCTTCCAGCATTCAACGTCACACTTACTCCTAAAACATCCCACCTCAGTCTGGATGCAGAAAAGTTGGAAGTTGAAATAACAGCCAG GTATCTTTATGGCGCGCAAGTGAAGGGTGTTGCGTATGTGCTGTTTGGTATTGAAATTAATGGTGAAAAGAAGAGACTCACATCTATGAAGCAAATTGATGATGTA CTAAATGGAGGAAGTGTTAGTTTGACTATGGAGGAGATAAAGAGAGCTTATCCTGACATAAACAGCCTCCTGGGGTCTACGGTGTACGTCAAAGCATCAGTATTGACTAGTTCAG GTAGCGATCTTGTGGAAGCAGAGAAATCCGGCATTAAAATCGTAAATTCGCCCTACATGCTTACCATCAAGGACACACCAAAGTATTATAAACCTGGTCTGCCGTTAGCCATGACG GTTATCGTGAGTAACCATGATGGATCTCCAACTCCTAATATTCCTGTAAAAGTCACCTTTCTTAAAAGGCCAATCAGTGTCCACAGTGGCACCATCAACATTCACATCAACATGCCAAAAAAGCGCATCCCATACGGCAATTCCCAGATGTTGAAA gTGGAGACAGTGGATCCGTCACTGAAACCAGAACAGCAGGCCATTCAAGAGGTATACGTCAAGCCGTATTCTACTTTTAGAAGTCACGGTAACTACTTGCACGTCTCAGTAGGAGCAAGTCGAGTGGTGGTCGGTGGCAGTATCAGTGTCCAAGTGTACATCAAATCCTCTTTACCAAACCACAGAGCCCTCGTGGAGCATCTCACATACATT GTGTTAAATAAGGGGAAAATAATTCAGGCTGGTAGAGTGAATGTCAAAGGCCAGGACGTAACAAGCGTTCATCTGCTCATTACCTCAGAAATGCTACCTGCATTTCGGTTTGTGGCGTATTACGTTTTGCCATGGCAGCATAGGGCTGAAGTGGTGGCAGACTCAGTGTTTGTTGATGTGGAGGACCGGTGTGTAGGTTCG CTTAATGTTGGACCAGTGGATGGAGAAATAGTCAGTTCTTACTCACCAGGCAGCAGCTTTAAATTTCAAGTGAAAGGTGATGTTGGAGCAAAGGTCAGCCTGGTAGCTGTGGATAATGCCATCTTCCTGTTGAGTAAAAACCGCCTGACGCAGAAAAAG GTGTGGGAAGTGGTGGATCAGGCTGATATGGGCTGCACCGCAGGAGGAGGCAAGGATAATATGGGTGTTTTCAGTGATGCAGGACTGATGTTTCACTCCAGCACAGGAGGTTCAACTGACTCCAAAGAAG ACTGCTCCAGTAAAACTAAACGGCGAAGACGTTCTGCAGCCAAACTGCAGCTCAGAGATCAGCTCG AATATGATTATATGGAAGAAAAGGTTATATTGAGAGCGAGAATGATAGAACCCATGCCAAAGCTGTATGCCAGAGCTAATGATGTCGGAGTTCGTCAGGACAGTTATCGTGAAGTCGTTgtagaagaagaggaagaagaggcgGCTTCAGTGTTTGAGGAAGATGATTTGTCTGATCTAGAAGATATTTATGTGCGCAGCAAGTTTTTTGAGTCGTGGTTGTGGACCGATATCAGACTGCCTAGCACTGCCAAGTCTGATGG GTTGGCTGTGTTTCCAGTGGACACCGTTCTTCCAGACAGTATCACACAGTGGGGGTTTCTAGCTGTCAGTGCCTCACCTGAGAAAG GTGTCTGCGTTGCTGAACCGTATAACGTCCGCGTGTGGAAGCCGTTCTTCATCGACCTGCGTTTGCCTCACTCAGTGTCCAGAAATGAACAAGTGGAAATCAAAGCTGTAATCCACAACTACAAGAACTCAACACTGGAGGTTCGTTCCACACCATCAGTAAATGTT GTGATGGTGATCCTGGAGAAGACAGAGGACATGTGTAGTGTGGCCTATACGGGACAGCACAGACAGCAGGTTACAGTAGCAGCCGGTTCCTCTAAACTCATTACATACACCATCATCCCTCTCAAAACAGGAGAGCTTCCTCTACAGGTCACTGCTGTCGCTGCCTCATTCATGGGTCAAGATGCAGTGAAGAAGAATCTACGCGTAGTA GTTGAAGGCATTCAGACACTTAAAGTGAGGAGCTTTGTGTTGAACCCATCAGAGAAAGGAGGCAGTG CTGGGCAACAGTTGATTCAAGTCAAGAAGCTGCAGTTGGATGCTGTTGTGCCGAAATCTGTACCAGAAACATTTGTCAATGTCAGAG GTGATTTGCTGGCAGACAGTATTGATAACTCCATTAAGGAGGACTCATTAGCAGCGTTGATCCGGATGCCCGGAGGCTGTGTGGAGCAGAACCTGGCCAGAATCACTCTGCCCCTCATCGCAGCTCATTACCTGGACCGCAGTGCAGACTGGGAGATTGTGGGAATCAGTCGCAGAGAAGAGGCCATCAAATACATACAGAAAG GTTATGAAAATCAACTTAACTACAAAAAATCAGACGACTCGTACCCTCCCTACGCCAATGAAGGCACCAGCACATG GATCACTGCGTATGTGGTGAAGGTTTTCTCCATGGCGCATTCGTTCATTACCGTCAATGAGAAGCATCTGTGTGGCCCTCTGCTCTATTTACTCAAGAATAAACAGGGTTATGATGGAACTTTTCAAGAGGACAATCCTGTTTATGACACCAGTATGACG gGAGCTATGCGGGGATCTGAATACAAAGCATCTTTGACAGCATTTGTACTCATTGCTTTAGCAGAGGCACAAGATAAAGTTACTTGCCAAGATCAAGAAGTCAACATACGG GATAAGTCTAGACAGGCAGCAGGGTATCTGACAGAGCATTTCTCCCGGTTGACCAGGCCATATACAGCAGCTATAGCATGCTACGCGCTAGCCGTATCGAACAACGCCTGCGTGAAGAGCATGTTGCTCAAATTTGCCTCACCGG ATCATTCCCACTGGCCTGattcaaacaattattttttcacACTGGAAGCTACAGGCTACGCACTGCTAGCGCTGATCAAAAGTGGCCACATGGAAGAGGCAGAAGCTCCATTTCGATGGCTGAATGAACACCGTGGCATTGGTGGAGGTTACGGCTCTACTCAG TCCACCATGGTGGTTCTTCAGGCCCTGTCTGAGTATCTAGTGAAGAGGCCTCCTCCGTCAGACCTCAATTTGTTGGTTCAGCTCAGCGTTCCTGGTCGGAGTGATGTTCGCTGGACCTTCAATCCCAATTTGGCTTATGTGGCCCGTTCTTCACGA GTCCCTCTTGATCAGGAATTCTCAGTGGCGGCTTCTGGGAACGGCAAGGGTGTTTTGGAGGTGCTAAATGTCAATGTTTACCAAGAATATCTTGAACTAGAATATAAAAATCAAGATATAATTTATCGTTTATGTGTCACAG AAAAAACCTCATCGGATGTAGAAAAGTCCTTCAGACTCAATGTCAATGTGAG GGCTCTGGAAGAACGGCAAGTGAGGATGGTTATTCTAGACATCGGCCTGCCTACAGGCTTTGAACCTGAAAACTCTGATTTAGAGTTG CTCACAAATTCAGTGGATCGCTACATCAACAACTTCCAAGTGGTGGACAACCTGAGCGACAGAGGATCCCTCATTATTCACCTGTTCAAG GTGTCCAACAAAGAGGCAGAAATCATCTCATTCAGACTCAATCAGAGGTTTAAAGTGGGGCTCCTTCAGCCTTCCACAGTCAAAGTTTACCAGTACTACAACAAAG ATAAAAGCTGTAGCAGGTTCTACTCTCCTCCTGAAGACAAACAGCAGCTGGATCAGATCTGTGAAGGCGACGTGTGCCGCTGCTCGCAGG GAGACTGTTGTGTAATGAAGGAAGACTCCGCGTCTTTTGGTAAAGAGCAGAGGAATGCCGCTGTATGCAACGGATTACATCATGGTGAATATTTCTTTGGGTCTAATTACAGTGGTTTATTATTCCTGTCAATGAACAACTTTTCTTCAGCCTACAGAGTCAAGCTGATCAGCATCAGCCAGAGTCACTATTACCAGTATGAGATGGAGATTGTGCAGGTTATTAAAGAAG GGACGGAGGAAGGTCTGAATGAGAAGGAGAGGAGGATGTTCCTCTCTCATGCGAGCTGCAGGACCAGGCTTAATTTGAGAGAGGGTCAGGAGTATCTGGTCATTGGGCCGATCACTGATGTTTGGAATGCAGGAAGCACAGTGTCCAACAA GTATGTGTATACGCTTGGGAAAGAAACGTGGGTTGAGCGCTGGCCAGATGAGTCTGAATGTGGATCAACACTGCAGAAGAAATGTGACGAGCTGAAGAGCTTTGCAAAGAAACTGATTGAAGACGGCTGTCAGGCTTGA
- the c3b.2 gene encoding complement component c3b, tandem duplicate 2 isoform X2 translates to MLLQLLLWATLLCQICDGKAFPQRHKRTVWGPNMRQIEPVKDPSPSFSLLAPAKIRPGTKQNILVEGHNLAKVVKVTVVVYDYPNSQTALSRGSVSLNSDNNYSVLQTLEINPNLLLPDGKKKYVKLVAQFSNIYRAEKVMAVSFRSGHIFIQTDKPIYNPGDKVRFRAFVSDLEFRSSERTISLEIQNPDGIAVHGIGRVKAIDGVFSDIFSLSTVVKEGRWKVVAKFDQGKENVFSREFEVKKYVLPAFNVTLTPKTSHLSLDAEKLEVEITARYLYGAQVKGVAYVLFGIEINGEKKRLTSMKQIDDLNGGSVSLTMEEIKRAYPDINSLLGSTVYVKASVLTSSGSDLVEAEKSGIKIVNSPYMLTIKDTPKYYKPGLPLAMTVIVSNHDGSPTPNIPVKVTFLKRPISVHSGTINIHINMPKKRIPYGNSQMLKVETVDPSLKPEQQAIQEVYVKPYSTFRSHGNYLHVSVGASRVVVGGSISVQVYIKSSLPNHRALVEHLTYIVLNKGKIIQAGRVNVKGQDVTSVHLLITSEMLPAFRFVAYYVLPWQHRAEVVADSVFVDVEDRCVGSLNVGPVDGEIVSSYSPGSSFKFQVKGDVGAKVSLVAVDNAIFLLSKNRLTQKKVWEVVDQADMGCTAGGGKDNMGVFSDAGLMFHSSTGGSTDSKEDCSSKTKRRRRSAAKLQLRDQLEKAYSDELLQRCCVDGMKEIPMPYSCYRRSLYITEDWSCVLAFLRCCAEYRGEELGVITRPPTTTAPPTTAPPTTSLPTLFDLPYLEYDYMEEKVILRARMIEPMPKLYARANDVGVRQDSYREVVVEEEEEEAASVFEEDDLSDLEDIYVRSKFFESWLWTDIRLPSTAKSDGLAVFPVDTVLPDSITQWGFLAVSASPEKGVCVAEPYNVRVWKPFFIDLRLPHSVSRNEQVEIKAVIHNYKNSTLEVMVILEKTEDMCSVAYTGQHRQQVTVAAGSSKLITYTIIPLKTGELPLQVTAVAASFMGQDAVKKNLRVVVEGIQTLKVRSFVLNPSEKGGSAGQQLIQVKKLQLDAVVPKSVPETFVNVRGDLLADSIDNSIKEDSLAALIRMPGGCVEQNLARITLPLIAAHYLDRSADWEIVGISRREEAIKYIQKGYENQLNYKKSDDSYPPYANEGTSTWITAYVVKVFSMAHSFITVNEKHLCGPLLYLLKNKQGYDGTFQEDNPVYDTSMTGAMRGSEYKASLTAFVLIALAEAQDKVTCQDQEVNIRDKSRQAAGYLTEHFSRLTRPYTAAIACYALAVSNNACVKSMLLKFASPDHSHWPDSNNYFFTLEATGYALLALIKSGHMEEAEAPFRWLNEHRGIGGGYGSTQSTMVVLQALSEYLVKRPPPSDLNLLVQLSVPGRSDVRWTFNPNLAYVARSSRVPLDQEFSVAASGNGKGVLEVVTVYHQLPDVYENSTCNGFQLDVSIAETNEKTSSDVEKSFRLNVNVRALEERQVRMVILDIGLPTGFEPENSDLELLTNSVDRYINNFQVVDNLSDRGSLIIHLFKVSNKEAEIISFRLNQRFKVGLLQPSTVKVYQYYNKDKSCSRFYSPPEDKQQLDQICEGDVCRCSQGDCCVMKEDSASFGKEQRNAAVCNGLHHAYRVKLISISQSHYYQYEMEIVQVIKEGTEEGLNEKERRMFLSHASCRTRLNLREGQEYLVIGPITDVWNAGSTVSNKYVYTLGKETWVERWPDESECGSTLQKKCDELKSFAKKLIEDGCQA, encoded by the exons GTTTTCTCTTCTAGCTCCAGCAAAAATAAGGCCTGGAACAAAACAGAACATCCTGGTGGAGGGACACAACCTGGCAAAGGTGGTAAAAGTCACTGTTGTGGTTTACGACTATCCAAACTCCCAAACTGCCTTGTCACGGGGCTCAGTTTCCCTCAATTCAGACAACAACTACAGCGTCCTGCAAACCCTAGAG ATCAACCCAAATTTGCTACTTCCAGATGGAAAAAAGAAGTATGTGAAGCTTGTTGCTCAGTTCAGCAACATCTATCGTGCAGAAAAAGTAATGGCGGTGTCATTTCGCTCTGGACACATCTTCATTCAGACCGACAAACCTATTTACAACCCTGGAGACAAAG TGCGTTTCAGGGCTTTTGTGTCTGATTTGGAGTTTCGTTCTTCTGAGAGAACCATATCTCTGGAGATTCAG AATCCAGATGGAATTGCGGTGCATGGTATTGGGAGAGTTAAAGCAATCGATGGGGTCTTTTCTGACATCTTCTCACTGTCTACAGTAGTCAA GGAGGGCAGATGGAAAGTTGTAGCAAAGTTTGATCAGGGAAAAGAGAATGTTTTCAGCAGAGAGTTTGAAGTGAAGAAATATG TGCTTCCAGCATTCAACGTCACACTTACTCCTAAAACATCCCACCTCAGTCTGGATGCAGAAAAGTTGGAAGTTGAAATAACAGCCAG GTATCTTTATGGCGCGCAAGTGAAGGGTGTTGCGTATGTGCTGTTTGGTATTGAAATTAATGGTGAAAAGAAGAGACTCACATCTATGAAGCAAATTGATGAT CTAAATGGAGGAAGTGTTAGTTTGACTATGGAGGAGATAAAGAGAGCTTATCCTGACATAAACAGCCTCCTGGGGTCTACGGTGTACGTCAAAGCATCAGTATTGACTAGTTCAG GTAGCGATCTTGTGGAAGCAGAGAAATCCGGCATTAAAATCGTAAATTCGCCCTACATGCTTACCATCAAGGACACACCAAAGTATTATAAACCTGGTCTGCCGTTAGCCATGACG GTTATCGTGAGTAACCATGATGGATCTCCAACTCCTAATATTCCTGTAAAAGTCACCTTTCTTAAAAGGCCAATCAGTGTCCACAGTGGCACCATCAACATTCACATCAACATGCCAAAAAAGCGCATCCCATACGGCAATTCCCAGATGTTGAAA gTGGAGACAGTGGATCCGTCACTGAAACCAGAACAGCAGGCCATTCAAGAGGTATACGTCAAGCCGTATTCTACTTTTAGAAGTCACGGTAACTACTTGCACGTCTCAGTAGGAGCAAGTCGAGTGGTGGTCGGTGGCAGTATCAGTGTCCAAGTGTACATCAAATCCTCTTTACCAAACCACAGAGCCCTCGTGGAGCATCTCACATACATT GTGTTAAATAAGGGGAAAATAATTCAGGCTGGTAGAGTGAATGTCAAAGGCCAGGACGTAACAAGCGTTCATCTGCTCATTACCTCAGAAATGCTACCTGCATTTCGGTTTGTGGCGTATTACGTTTTGCCATGGCAGCATAGGGCTGAAGTGGTGGCAGACTCAGTGTTTGTTGATGTGGAGGACCGGTGTGTAGGTTCG CTTAATGTTGGACCAGTGGATGGAGAAATAGTCAGTTCTTACTCACCAGGCAGCAGCTTTAAATTTCAAGTGAAAGGTGATGTTGGAGCAAAGGTCAGCCTGGTAGCTGTGGATAATGCCATCTTCCTGTTGAGTAAAAACCGCCTGACGCAGAAAAAG GTGTGGGAAGTGGTGGATCAGGCTGATATGGGCTGCACCGCAGGAGGAGGCAAGGATAATATGGGTGTTTTCAGTGATGCAGGACTGATGTTTCACTCCAGCACAGGAGGTTCAACTGACTCCAAAGAAG ACTGCTCCAGTAAAACTAAACGGCGAAGACGTTCTGCAGCCAAACTGCAGCTCAGAGATCAGCTCG AGAAGGCCTATTCAGATGAGCTCCTGCAGAGGTGTTGTGTGGACGGCATGAAGGAGATTCCCATGCCTTATTCATGCTACCGTCGTTCCCTCTACATCACCGAGGACTGGAGCTGTGTGTTGGCTTTCCTGCGCTGCTGTGCAGAATACAGAGGAGAGGAGCTCGGCGTCATTACCAGACCTCCAACAACCACTGCTCCACCAACCACTGCTCCGCCAACCACTTCTCTACCCACCCTCTTTGACTTACCATATTTAGAATATGATTATATGGAAGAAAAGGTTATATTGAGAGCGAGAATGATAGAACCCATGCCAAAGCTGTATGCCAGAGCTAATGATGTCGGAGTTCGTCAGGACAGTTATCGTGAAGTCGTTgtagaagaagaggaagaagaggcgGCTTCAGTGTTTGAGGAAGATGATTTGTCTGATCTAGAAGATATTTATGTGCGCAGCAAGTTTTTTGAGTCGTGGTTGTGGACCGATATCAGACTGCCTAGCACTGCCAAGTCTGATGG GTTGGCTGTGTTTCCAGTGGACACCGTTCTTCCAGACAGTATCACACAGTGGGGGTTTCTAGCTGTCAGTGCCTCACCTGAGAAAG GTGTCTGCGTTGCTGAACCGTATAACGTCCGCGTGTGGAAGCCGTTCTTCATCGACCTGCGTTTGCCTCACTCAGTGTCCAGAAATGAACAAGTGGAAATCAAAGCTGTAATCCACAACTACAAGAACTCAACACTGGAG GTGATGGTGATCCTGGAGAAGACAGAGGACATGTGTAGTGTGGCCTATACGGGACAGCACAGACAGCAGGTTACAGTAGCAGCCGGTTCCTCTAAACTCATTACATACACCATCATCCCTCTCAAAACAGGAGAGCTTCCTCTACAGGTCACTGCTGTCGCTGCCTCATTCATGGGTCAAGATGCAGTGAAGAAGAATCTACGCGTAGTA GTTGAAGGCATTCAGACACTTAAAGTGAGGAGCTTTGTGTTGAACCCATCAGAGAAAGGAGGCAGTG CTGGGCAACAGTTGATTCAAGTCAAGAAGCTGCAGTTGGATGCTGTTGTGCCGAAATCTGTACCAGAAACATTTGTCAATGTCAGAG GTGATTTGCTGGCAGACAGTATTGATAACTCCATTAAGGAGGACTCATTAGCAGCGTTGATCCGGATGCCCGGAGGCTGTGTGGAGCAGAACCTGGCCAGAATCACTCTGCCCCTCATCGCAGCTCATTACCTGGACCGCAGTGCAGACTGGGAGATTGTGGGAATCAGTCGCAGAGAAGAGGCCATCAAATACATACAGAAAG GTTATGAAAATCAACTTAACTACAAAAAATCAGACGACTCGTACCCTCCCTACGCCAATGAAGGCACCAGCACATG GATCACTGCGTATGTGGTGAAGGTTTTCTCCATGGCGCATTCGTTCATTACCGTCAATGAGAAGCATCTGTGTGGCCCTCTGCTCTATTTACTCAAGAATAAACAGGGTTATGATGGAACTTTTCAAGAGGACAATCCTGTTTATGACACCAGTATGACG gGAGCTATGCGGGGATCTGAATACAAAGCATCTTTGACAGCATTTGTACTCATTGCTTTAGCAGAGGCACAAGATAAAGTTACTTGCCAAGATCAAGAAGTCAACATACGG GATAAGTCTAGACAGGCAGCAGGGTATCTGACAGAGCATTTCTCCCGGTTGACCAGGCCATATACAGCAGCTATAGCATGCTACGCGCTAGCCGTATCGAACAACGCCTGCGTGAAGAGCATGTTGCTCAAATTTGCCTCACCGG ATCATTCCCACTGGCCTGattcaaacaattattttttcacACTGGAAGCTACAGGCTACGCACTGCTAGCGCTGATCAAAAGTGGCCACATGGAAGAGGCAGAAGCTCCATTTCGATGGCTGAATGAACACCGTGGCATTGGTGGAGGTTACGGCTCTACTCAG TCCACCATGGTGGTTCTTCAGGCCCTGTCTGAGTATCTAGTGAAGAGGCCTCCTCCGTCAGACCTCAATTTGTTGGTTCAGCTCAGCGTTCCTGGTCGGAGTGATGTTCGCTGGACCTTCAATCCCAATTTGGCTTATGTGGCCCGTTCTTCACGA GTCCCTCTTGATCAGGAATTCTCAGTGGCGGCTTCTGGGAACGGCAAGGGTGTTTTGGAG GTAGTGACGGTCTACCATCAGCTTCCTGATGTGTATGAGAACAGCACATGCAACGGCTTTCAGCTGGACGTCTCTATCGCTGAGACTAATG AAAAAACCTCATCGGATGTAGAAAAGTCCTTCAGACTCAATGTCAATGTGAG GGCTCTGGAAGAACGGCAAGTGAGGATGGTTATTCTAGACATCGGCCTGCCTACAGGCTTTGAACCTGAAAACTCTGATTTAGAGTTG CTCACAAATTCAGTGGATCGCTACATCAACAACTTCCAAGTGGTGGACAACCTGAGCGACAGAGGATCCCTCATTATTCACCTGTTCAAG GTGTCCAACAAAGAGGCAGAAATCATCTCATTCAGACTCAATCAGAGGTTTAAAGTGGGGCTCCTTCAGCCTTCCACAGTCAAAGTTTACCAGTACTACAACAAAG ATAAAAGCTGTAGCAGGTTCTACTCTCCTCCTGAAGACAAACAGCAGCTGGATCAGATCTGTGAAGGCGACGTGTGCCGCTGCTCGCAGG GAGACTGTTGTGTAATGAAGGAAGACTCCGCGTCTTTTGGTAAAGAGCAGAGGAATGCCGCTGTATGCAACGGATTACATCATG CCTACAGAGTCAAGCTGATCAGCATCAGCCAGAGTCACTATTACCAGTATGAGATGGAGATTGTGCAGGTTATTAAAGAAG GGACGGAGGAAGGTCTGAATGAGAAGGAGAGGAGGATGTTCCTCTCTCATGCGAGCTGCAGGACCAGGCTTAATTTGAGAGAGGGTCAGGAGTATCTGGTCATTGGGCCGATCACTGATGTTTGGAATGCAGGAAGCACAGTGTCCAACAA GTATGTGTATACGCTTGGGAAAGAAACGTGGGTTGAGCGCTGGCCAGATGAGTCTGAATGTGGATCAACACTGCAGAAGAAATGTGACGAGCTGAAGAGCTTTGCAAAGAAACTGATTGAAGACGGCTGTCAGGCTTGA